One Bombus pyrosoma isolate SC7728 linkage group LG7, ASM1482585v1, whole genome shotgun sequence genomic window carries:
- the LOC122568957 gene encoding uncharacterized protein LOC122568957: MTRANRKRGRDAEEEFSEFMPLSKRINNLHINGLSGMHENVTENMDTDCCSRSFMPSPNYSELSQGSPLYDGCSSSQSSYIAEYKPDLDAAENPFYYESNKLLFSLYMERVQRASDSF; this comes from the exons ATGACTCGGGCTAACAG aaaaaggGGTCGCGATGCAGAAGAAGAATTTAGTGAATTTATGCCATtaagtaaaagaataaataatcttcATATTAATGGTTTATCAGGCATGCATGAAAATGTTACTGAAAATATGGATACAGACTGCTGCAGCAGAAGCTTTATGCCATCGCCAAATTATTCAGAGCTTTCTCAAGGATCACCGTTATACGACGGATGCAGTTCTAGCCAAAGTAGTTACATAGCAGAATATAAACCTGATCTGGACGCAGCTGAAAATCcattttattacgaaagtaACAAGCTGCTATTCTCCTTGTATATGGAACGTGTTCAGAGAGCATCTGATTCATTTTGA
- the LOC122568947 gene encoding Krueppel-like factor 17 → MNFTPFPGFTTGSLPTGTVHQFATAKFAQNLPTGGQVVGVLSGGEGGVHYLRPVDPNGFAVAQGGNNQQQQIITLPITVPGKDGTQQQQTVQIQVVNPSVSQSGNSGDQPKYHLAPISLGQFPQGAATVLTVAYSQQGADGVQIQVQPQNTVATTQTSDQTTQSTSTAVTTTSQQTIQQTVQLPGAPEGLTVVAQIPQDLILREGMEESKEDVKEGTTPVALIKRGNIKNQGNQSGEEYITSMPASWQSLATPGSTVADYLSRLPASTLPLSLQHFLKFSAETIKREATIESSPLGADGLDASGSTASGEQAVQITVASGETAIIPDVVEEQEAGTKPKRKKKYKKKPPKPKKPKPGQVSIVTALDGTTLFCCPQCNMAYPEKELLEQHLIGHKIERRFICDICGAGLKRKEHLERHKLGHNPDRPFICSVCMKGFKRKEHLNLHFVIHSGQKTEVCTECGKAFYRKDHLRKHARSHLAKRIKEDPSNIADTSQNSQQQTDQQQQAEQLQQQADQLQQQSSVSELQQIQIQVGQGSQAQIHQIAVSEQSTVVLPTAAETGAMAMLHHQQQQQQQQQQQQQQQQQQQQQQQPQQQQQQQH, encoded by the exons ATGAATTTCACGCCCTTCCCCGGGTTTACAACAGGCTCGCTACCGACGGGCACAGTTCATCAGTTTGCAACCGCTAAATTCGCGCAAAACCTGCCAACTGGTGGTCAGGTGGTTGGCGTTTTATCCGGTGGCGAAGGTGGGGTTCATTATCTGAGGCCAGTCGATCCGAACGGGTTCGCGGTGGCTCAAGGGGGTAACAATCAGCAGCAGCAAATTATCACGCTGCCAATTACCGTACCTGGAAAAGATGGCACGCAACAGCAGCAAACCGTCCAAATCCAGGTGGTCAATCCCAGCGTTTCGCAAAGTGGAAACAGCGGTGATCAACCCAAATATCATTTGGCTCCAATATCTCTGGGACAGTTCCCCCAAGGTGCCGCAACAGTTCTTACCGTTGCGTATAGTCAACAAGGCGCAGATGGGGTACAAATTCAAGTTCAGCCACAAAACACCGTGGCTACGACGCAAAC GTCTGATCAAACAACCCAAAGTACATCCACAGCAGTCACCACTACATCCCAACAAACCATTCAACAGACAGTGCAGCTACCAGGGGCACCTGAAGGATTAACCGTCGTCGCACAGATTCCACAAGATTTAATTTTACGCGAAGGTATGGAAGAGTCGAAGGAAGATGTGAAGGAAGGTACGACACCGGTCGCTCTCATTAAGAGAGGTAACATTAAGAATCAAGGGAATCAAAGCGGAGAGGAATATATTACATCTATGCCTGCGAGTTGGCAAAGTCTGGCAACCCCGGGATCAACTGTGGCCGATTATCTCTCTAGATTGCCTGCTAGTACCTTGCCTCTTAGTTTGCAGCACTTCTTGAAATTTTCGGCAGAAACGATAAAGAGAGAAGCCACTATCGAGTCGAGTCCTCTAGGAGCCGATGGCTTAGACGCATCTGGAAGCACTGCATCCGGTGAACAAGCAGTACAGATTACCGTGGCAAGCGGTGAAACCGCTATTATTCCCGATGTCGTTGAGGAACAAGAAGCTGGTACAAAACctaagagaaaaaagaagtataaGAAAAAGCCTCCAAAGCCAAAAAAGCCGAAACCAGGTCAAGTGAGCATAGTTACTGCTCTTGATGGAACAACGCTATTCTGTTGTCCTCAATGTAACATGGCTTATCCTGAAAAGGAACTCTTGGAACAACATCTTATCGGgcataaaatagaaagaaggTTTATTTGTGACATTTGTGGTGCAGGTTTGAAACGTAAAGAACATTTAGAACGGCACAAATTGGGTCATAATCCGGATAGACCTTTTATTTGTTCAGTTTGCATGAAAGGCTTCAAACGAAAAGAACACTTGAATCTTCATTTTGTTATACATTCTGGACAGAAAACAGAGGTTTGTACTGAATGCGGTAAAGCATTCTATCGCAAAGATCACTTGAGAAAACATGCCAGATCCCATTTGGCAAAACGTATCAAAGAAGATCCCTCGAATATTGCTGATACTTCCCAAAATTCGCAACAGCAAACGGATCAACAACAACAGGCGGAACAATTGCAACAGCAAGCAGACCAATTACAGCAACAATCTTCGGTATCTGAGTTGCAGCAGATTCAAATACAAGTAGGTCAGGGATCTCAGGCACAGATTCATCAGATAGCTGTTAGTGAACAGTCTACGGTTGTTCTTCCAACTGCTGCAGAAACTGGAGCAATGGCTATGCTCCATcatcaacaacaacaacagcagcagcagcagcaacagcagcagcagcagcagcagcaacaacagcagcagcagcctcagcaacagcaacagcagcagcattAG
- the LOC122568951 gene encoding zinc finger protein 235-like → MNFPPFGSHFPGTIPSIHQFATDGSGGAGGRYANHFPNQPPIGVPVMGKYRPESNGVQSAQSQVMMNNKASYPNSNVHHYPNVPYSQAQPVQQRPSNSPGMPEKRSYHQQATETINQQDVCNLLQDKDKNKEKKGDEQQRNGETTTNGSQQDYTMHQHHQQHAHTQTPATMPATWQSLATPGSTVADYLSHLPASTLPLSLHHFLKYSAESIKKESEMAQTTSVAVATTTTPNIMMSPNNKKKKKKKAPKEKKPRPKPGEIRLTTALDGSTLYCCPECHMAYPERELLEQHLLGHTLERRFVCDICGAGLKRKDHLTRHKQSHNPERPYVCTVCLKAFKRKEQLTLHFVIHSGEKRHVCTECGKGFYRKDHLRKHTRSHIARRVKAELSQNAGTQQNQQQNNVSNMQTTAVTASSVLSGGHPGPLLS, encoded by the exons ATGAATTTCCCGCCGTTCGGAAGCCATTTCCCCGGTACTATTCCTAGTATTCATCAGTTCGCAACCGACGGCTCCGGCGGTGCGGGCGGACGTTACGCCAATCATTTTCCCAACCAGCCTCCGATTGGAGTGCCGGTTATGGGAAAGTACCGTCCTGAAAGCAACGGCGTGCAATCTGCTCAGTCACAAGTGATGATGAACAATAAAGCAAGTTATCCTAACAGCAATGTTCATCATTACCCAAACGTACCATATTCCCAAGCTCAACCAGTTCAACAGCGGCCCTCTAATTCGCCTGGAATGCCAGAAAAGCGTTCTTATCATCAG CAAGCGACCGAAACTATAAATCAACAAGATGTTTGCAATCTCCTACaggataaagataaaaataaagaaaagaagggagaCGAGCAACAGCGCAATGGAGAAACTACAACAAATGGTAGCCAACAAGATTATACGATGCATCAACATCATCAGCAGCACGCTCATACTCAAACTCCTGCAACTATGCCCGCTACGTGGCAGTCTTTGGCTACTCCTGGATCTACAGTGGCAGATTACCTCAGTCATTTACCAGCTAGTACTTTACCGTTAAGTTTACatcatttcttaaaatattctgcaGAAAGTATTAAGAAAGAATCAGAAATGGCACAAACCACTTCTGTAGCTGTAGCAACTACAACAACGCCTAACATAATGATGTCCccgaataataaaaagaagaaaaagaagaaggctCCCAAGGAGAAAAAGCCACGTCCAAAGCCTGGAGAAATTCGTTTAACGACGGCTCTAGATGGCTCTACATTGTATTGCTGTCCAGAATGTCATATGGCATACCCAGAACGTGAATTATTGGAACAGCATCTTCTGGGACATACTTTAGAACGAAGATTCGTGTGCGATATTTGTGGGGCAGGCCTCAAAAGAAAGGATCATCTTACACGTCACAAACAGAGTCACAACCCCGAGCGTCCATACGTTTGTACTGTTTGTTTAAAAGCTTTCAAAAGGAAAGAGCAATTGACATTACACTTTGTTATACATTCTGGCGAGAAACGACATGTATGCACAGAGTGTGGAAAAGGATTTTATCGTAAAGATCATTTAAGAAAGCATACCAGAAGCCACATTGCAAGAAGGGTAAAAGCTGAGCTCAGTCAAAATGCTG GTACACAGCAAAATCaacaacaaaataatgtttcaaatatgCAGACAACAGCCGTTACAGCGTCATCTGTTCTTTCTGGTGGACATCCGGGACCTCTCCTGTCCTGA
- the LOC122568954 gene encoding zinc finger protein 227-like, protein MAYDPRNIKYPSDMHNHQHNQPSITGYTYSGHPVTHVQQTDENRNENNCGNKETCPQISHQSSGTQTIQKVDAATMTDPLQIDFRLTSEYLARCSSTLGLPYVTKYEENSNNSTHNCQEIRPKIEFEVEPQHINGMLIYHCPECAYRFEDREALHEHLEDHRQRPHICDICGASLKRKEHLDRHKQGHNKDRPYQCNMCCKAFKRNEHLARHMIIHSGSKNQVCTECGKAFYRKDHLKKHLQSHNSSRSKNLNSSQNNQNSHNNGEEGLSSFAMMMRQTGPPPFSILRT, encoded by the exons ATGGCTTATGATCcacgtaatataaaatatccgtCGGATATGCACAACCATCAACATAATCAGCCTAGTATCACTGGATATACATACTCTGGGCATCCAGTAACTCATGTTCAACAAACggatgaaaatagaaatgagAATAATTGCGGAAATAAGGAAACATGCCCTCAGATATCTCATCAATCTTCGGGTACACAGACTATTCAAAAAGTAGATGCAGCAACTATGACCGATCCGTTACAAATAGACTTTAGACTCACTTCAGAGTACTTAGCACGATGTTCTAGTACATTAGGTTTACCATATGTAACTAAGTATGAAGAAAATAGCAATAATTCAACGCATAATTGCCAAGAAATTCGAccaaaaattgaatttgaagTTGAGCCGCAACATATCAATG GTATGTTAATATATCATTGTCCGGAATGTGCATACAGATTTGAAGACAGAGAGGCATTACATGAACATCTAGAAGATCACAGGCAACGACCTCACATTTGTGATATTTGTGGTGCAAGTTTAAAACGCAAGGAACATCTAGATCGTCACAAACAAGGACACAATAAAGATAGGCCTTATCAGTGTAACATGTGCTGCAAAGCATTTAAACGCAATGAACATCTTGCACGTCACATGATTATACACTCAGGTAGCAAAAATCAAGTTTGTACGGAATGTGGCAAAGCTTTTTATAGAAAGGATCACTTAAAAAAACATTTGCAAAGTCATAATAGTAGCAGAAGCAAAAATCTAAACAGTTCGCAGAATAATCAGAATAGCCATAATAATGGTGAAGAAGGATTAAGTAGTTTTGCAATGATGATGAGGCAGACCGGGCCACctccattttctattttgagaacttaa